One Candidatus Eisenbacteria bacterium genomic region harbors:
- a CDS encoding HDOD domain-containing protein gives MAQPGQVLTGEEVFRQLEGVDNLPTLPTVIEELGRTIRDPNSDAKRVSRIIEDDPAIMARILKVVNSAYYGGQEPITSVQTAVARMGMRAVNNIALSTAVFSAFGEQEEDGFDREEFWRHSISAGIASVVVYERAQQHMQSRYGKDVLHLAGLLHDIGKIIFDQFFHNEFHEALRVSRDRKIPLNEAEREVLGSDHAEVGAWLGMKWNLSSDILQVIRWHHEPEKTDVENWGLAAVCHTADYICNLEKIGDGGNAAPGFQKSVWKKLGLAVSDIQDVVEMVGEESKNSEILMAFV, from the coding sequence ATGGCACAGCCAGGACAGGTACTGACGGGGGAGGAAGTCTTCCGTCAGTTGGAGGGAGTCGACAATCTACCCACCCTGCCCACGGTGATCGAAGAGTTGGGCCGCACGATTCGCGATCCCAACTCGGACGCCAAGCGCGTCTCGCGCATCATCGAGGACGATCCGGCCATCATGGCCCGGATCCTGAAGGTGGTGAACTCGGCTTATTACGGCGGGCAGGAACCGATCACGTCGGTCCAGACCGCGGTAGCCCGGATGGGGATGCGCGCGGTCAACAACATCGCCCTCTCCACGGCGGTTTTCTCCGCTTTCGGCGAGCAGGAGGAAGACGGCTTCGACCGCGAGGAGTTTTGGCGTCATTCCATCTCCGCCGGCATCGCCTCGGTGGTCGTCTACGAGCGCGCCCAGCAACACATGCAGAGCCGCTACGGGAAGGACGTGCTCCACCTCGCCGGCCTGCTGCACGACATCGGGAAGATCATCTTCGATCAGTTCTTCCACAACGAGTTCCATGAGGCGCTCCGCGTTTCCCGGGATCGGAAAATTCCGTTGAACGAAGCGGAGCGGGAGGTGTTGGGCTCGGATCACGCCGAGGTGGGCGCGTGGCTCGGGATGAAGTGGAATCTATCCTCGGACATCCTCCAGGTGATCCGCTGGCACCACGAACCGGAAAAGACGGACGTCGAGAACTGGGGACTGGCCGCCGTTTGCCACACAGCCGACTACATCTGCAACCTCGAGAAGATCGGCGACGGGGGGAACGCCGCCCCCGGTTTCCAGAAGAGCGTTTGGAAGAAGCTCGGCCTCGCGGTGAGCGACATCCAAGACGTTGTGGAGATGGTCGGCGAGGAGAGCAAGAATTCCGAGATTCTGATGGCCTTCGTCTGA